Proteins encoded together in one Rana temporaria chromosome 6, aRanTem1.1, whole genome shotgun sequence window:
- the NFE2L2 gene encoding nuclear factor erythroid 2-related factor 2, which produces MMEIELPPAKQSMQDMDLIDILWKQDIDLGVGREVFDYHQRQKGYELEKQKKIEKEHQEQLLKEQEKAFFANLQLDEETGEFIPTQQPAPNEAAVVTSSLQNKSDLGQGLSFDECLKMLADTFQMEAPTMTFQTVIAPSPHMEVSQNFLLPQQLPAPETLQNTTTNAGGMHGMDHSWEELLSIPELQCFGNQIDGFADLSMYSNQEPLAETVPSYMFHSPVPPLEKPVENATPVFSNDFAGSFVPNVPTVNTNQTFNMESFCDDIFTLIDPKMTNVPLTDNSGQSLTELLNEPVDIKDLSLCKAFNGNNPSEFNDSDSGVSVGTSPCATSPGQSMDSSVYGDAPYGYSDSEMDDMDSTHESVQTKNPTEEFPVSITEDAFFSLSPFVPLDASFDTESLNSPAAELPVRPGHSRSPFTKDKSLSRQEARFTRDEQRAKALNVPFSVSTIVNLPVDDFNVLMSKHQFNDAQLALIRDIRRRGKNKVAAQNCRKRKMENIVELESDLDQLKNEKEKLLAEKGEYNNSLRLMKKQLGTLYMEVFNKLQDEDGKPYSPHEYSLQQTKDGNVFLVPKAKKIEIKKEI; this is translated from the exons GATATGGATCTCATCGACATCCTATGGAAACAAGACATTGACCTCGGTGTTGGTCGAGAGGTTTTTGACTACCACCAAAGACAGAAAGGATATGAGCTGGAAAAACAGAAGAAGATTGAAAAAGAGCACCAGGAACAGCTTCTGAAGGAGCAAGAAAAAGCCTTTTTTGCCAATCTGCAATTAGATGAGGAGACCGGGGAATTCATCCCCACTCAGCAGCCGGCACCTAACGAGGCTGCAGTGGTCACAAGCTCCTTGCAG AATAAGTCAGATCTGGGCCAAGGACTGTCCTTTGATGAATGCTTGAAAATGTTAGCTGATACATTCCAGATGGAG GCACCTACAATGACCTTCCAAACAGTAATTGCGCCCAGTCCTCACATGGAGGTCAGTCAGAACTTCCTCCTTCCGCAACAGCTTCCTGCACCAGAAACTCTGCAGAACACAACCACTAATGCAGGAGGCATGCATGGAATGGATCACTCCTGGGAGGAGCTGCTGTCTATTCCTGAGTTACAG TGTTTCGGCAATCAGATTGATGGCTTTGCGGACCTGAGTATGTATTCAAATCAAGAACCCCTTGCAGAGACTGTACCCAGTTACATGTTTCACAGTCCAGTACCACCTTTGGAAAAGCCAGTTGAAAATGCCACACCGGTTTTCTCGAATGACTTTGCAGGTTCCTTTGTACCTAATGTGCCCACAGTAAACACAAACCAAACATTTAACATGGAATCTTTTTGTGATGACATATTTACCCTTATTGACCCCAAAATGACCAATGTGCCTTTAACAGACAATTCAGGCCAGTCTCTCACTGAACTTTTAAATGAACCTGTTGATATAaaggacctttctttgtgcaaaGCATTTAATGGGAACAATCCATCAGAATTCAATGATTCCGATTCAGGAGTTTCAGTTGGCACAAGTCCATGTGCTACATCACCTGGGCAGTCTATGGACTCCTCTGTCTATGGAGATGCTCCTTATGGATACAGTGACTCTGAAATGGACGATATGGATAGCACACATGAAAGCGTACAAACCAAAAATCCCACTGAAGAGTTCCCAGTGTCAATCACAGAAGATGCATTTTTTTCACTCTCGCCTTTTGTACCACTTGATGCATCCTTTGATACCGAATCTCTCAATTCTCCAGCAGCAGAGTTGCCTGTTAGGCCTGGTCACAGTAGGTCCCCATTCACAAAGGACAAATCTTTAAGTCGCCAGGAGGCTCGTTTCACTAGAGACGAGCAAAGAGCGAAAGCTCTTAATGTACCATTCTCGGTCAGTACAATTGTTAACCTTCCTGTGGATGATTTCAATGTTTTGATGTCCAAACACCAGTTTAATGACGCCCAACTTGCTCTCATCCGAGATATACGCAGGCGTGGAAAAAATAAGGTTGCAGCCCAAAATTGCCGCAAGAGGAAAATGGAGAATATTGTGGAGTTGGAGAGTGATCTAGATCAGCTGAAGAACGAGAAAGAAAAACTACTTGCTGAGAAGGGAGAATATAACAACAGCCTTCGTCTTATGAAGAAGCAACTTGGTACCTTGTATATGGAGGTCTTCAACAAGCTGCAGGACGAGGATGGAAAACCGTACTCCCCTCACGAATATTCCCTTCAACAAACAAAAGATGGGAATGTCTTCCTTGTTCCGAAAGCCAAAAAAATCGAAATTAAGAAAGAGatctaa